From one Acidimicrobiales bacterium genomic stretch:
- a CDS encoding VOC family protein, which translates to MAETHRPMRTEVVPEICVDGAAAALDFYEEAFGAEELFRHALDNGRVLHAEVSFDGFVIFVVDDFPEMHGGRGTSPTAIGGTPVCLHRDVPDVDASIERAVAAGATLLHGPEDVFWGDRYARLVDPYGHHWSLATPGPGPDPEATAVAEAQFDKMLDTP; encoded by the coding sequence ATGGCCGAGACCCACCGACCCATGCGCACCGAGGTCGTCCCGGAGATCTGCGTGGACGGCGCTGCCGCGGCGCTCGACTTCTACGAGGAGGCGTTCGGCGCCGAGGAACTGTTCCGCCATGCCCTCGACAACGGGCGCGTGCTCCATGCCGAAGTCTCGTTCGACGGGTTCGTAATCTTTGTGGTCGACGACTTTCCCGAGATGCACGGTGGCCGGGGCACCTCGCCCACCGCAATTGGCGGCACGCCGGTCTGCCTGCACCGCGACGTCCCCGACGTGGATGCCTCCATCGAGAGGGCAGTGGCCGCCGGTGCCACGCTGCTACACGGTCCTGAGGACGTGTTCTGGGGCGACCGCTACGCCCGCCTCGTCGACCCCTACGGCCACCACTGGTCGCTGGCGACGCCCGGACCGGGCCCCGACCCCGAGGCTACGGCTGTGGCCGAGGCACAATTCGACAAGATGCTTGACACACCATGA